Proteins found in one Panthera tigris isolate Pti1 chromosome B3, P.tigris_Pti1_mat1.1, whole genome shotgun sequence genomic segment:
- the LCMT2 gene encoding tRNA wybutosine-synthesizing protein 4: MGPRSRERRAGAVQSTNDSSALSKSSLATHGYVHDPFAALLVPGTARRAPLIHRGYYVRARAVGHCVRAFLERTCAAPGAPRAQIVSLGAGSDSLYFRLKSEGRLAEAAVWEVDFPDVARRKAERIRDTPELCALTGPFQNGDPASALCFESLDYRLLGLDLRQLPRLDQALAAAGLHAAAPTLLLAEAVLTYLDPDEAAALIAWAAQRFPDALFVIYEQMRPHDAFGQFMQQHFRQLNSPLHGLDRFPNVQAQQHRFLQAGWTACSAMDMNKFYRCFLPPEECQRVENLEPFDEFEEWHLKCAHYFILAASRGDALTQTLVFPPSEAFPRVDPDSPSGVLPASVVTSDNQGPNLRRYGHASVLLSPSIILSAGGFGEQEGRHCRVSKFHLLSRHCDFEWKGNQIRSCETGAQWDGRLYHTMTRLSDTQVLVLGGRLSPVTPALGILQLGVCKSEDNSTGDLNVTVTKAGPEDSMLSCWRHSTTEVSCNNQKYLFVYGGRSVVEPVLSDWHFLHMGTMAWVSIPVKGEAPEGRHSHSACSWQGGALIAGGLGASEEPLSSVLFLKPISCGFLWESIVIQPPITPRYSHTAHVLNGKLLLVGGVWIHSSSIPGVTVIDLTTGLSSEYQIDTTCVPWPLMLHNHSSILLPEEQQLLLLGGGGNCFSFGTYFNPHAVTLDLSSLSAGQ; the protein is encoded by the coding sequence ATGGGCCCGCGGAGCCGCGAGCGTCGGGCGGGGGCAGTACAGAGCACTAACGACAGCAGCGCCCTCAGCAAGAGTTCCCTGGCCACGCACGGGTACGTGCACGACCCCTTTGCAGCGTTGCTCGTTCCAGGGACCGCACGCCGCGCGCCGCTCATCCACCGCGGCTACTACGTCCGCGCACGCGCCGTGGGGCACTGCGTGCGCGCCTTCCTGGAACGGACGTGCGCGGCCCCCGGCGCGCCTCGGGCACAGATAGTGTCGTTGGGAGCTGGTTCCGATTCTCTGTATTTTCGCCTGAAAAGTGAGGGCCGCCTGGCCGAGGCTGCAGTCTGGGAGGTAGACTTTCCGGACGTGGCCCGGCGCAAAGCGGAAAGGATTCGAGATACGCCGGAACTGTGCGCGTTAACTGGGCCTTTCCAGAACGGGGACCCCGCGTCAGCACTGTGCTTTGAGAGTTTGGACTACCGCCTCCTGGGCCTGGACCTGCGACAGCTCCCGCGATTGGATCAGGCCCTGGCCGCCGCGGGCCTCCACGCAGCCGCGCCCACTCTGCTCCTAGCAGAGGCAGTGCTGACCTACCTCGACCCGGACGAGGCCGCGGCCCTCATCGCCTGGGCAGCCCAACGTTTTCCTGATGCTCTTTTCGTAATCTACGAGCAGATGAGACCGCACGATGCGTTTGGCCAGTTCATGCAGCAGCATTTTCGGCAGCTTAATTCTCCCCTTCATGGCCTGGACCGCTTTCCCAACGTGCAGGCCCAGCAGCATCGCTTCCTTCAGGCTGGCTGGACTGCCTGCAGTGCCATGGACATGAATAAATTCTATCGCTGCTTTCTCCCCCCAGAAGAATGCCAGCGAGTGGAAAATCTTGAACCTTTTGATGAGTTTGAGGAGTGGCATCTGAAGTGCGCCCACTATTTCATTTTGGCCGCTTCTAGAGGAGATGCTCTCACCCAAACTCTGGTGTTTCCACCCTCAGAGGCGTTTCCTCGAGTAGATCCTGATTCTCCATCAGGAGTCTTGCCTGCCAGTGTAGTCACCAGTGACAACCAGGGCCCAAACCTCAGGAGATATGGGCACGCTTCTGTCCTTTTGAGCCCAAGCATTATTCTTAGTGCAGGAGGATTTGGAGAACAAGAGGGGCGGCATTGCCGAGTGAGCAAGTTTCACTTGCTGTCAAGACATTGTGACTTTGAATGGAAAGGCAACCAAATACGCAGTTGTGAGACTGGAGCCCAGTGGGATGGGCGCCTTTATCACACCATGACAAGACTTTCAGATACTCAGGTTCTGGTTCTGGGAGGGAGACTGTCCCCAGTAACTCCAGCCTTGGGGATTCTACAACTTGGTGTCTGTAAGAGTGAGGATAATAGCACTGGGGACCTAAATGTAACAGTAACAAAGGCTGGCCCAGAAGATTCCATGTTGTCATGTTGGCGGCATTCAACAACAGAAGTGTCCTGTAACAATCAGAAGTATTTGTTTGTGTATGGGGGTCGAAGTGTGGTGGAACCTGTTCTAAGTGACTGGCATTTCCTACATATGGGGACAATGGCCTGGGTCAGTATCCCAGTGAAGGGGGAAGCACCTGAAGGTCGGCATTCACATAGTGCCTGCAGCTGGCAAGGGGGAGCCCTTATTGCTGGAGGTCTGGGTGCTTCTGAGGAGCCACTGAGCTCTGTActctttttaaaaccaatttcttGTGGATTCCTGTGGGAATCAATAGTCATCCAGCCCCCCATTACTCCAAGGTATTCACACACAGCTCATGTGCTCAACGGGAAGCTTCTACTGGTTGGTGGGGTTTGGATTCATTCCTCCTCAATTCCTGGGGTGACTGTAATTGATTTGACTACAGGGTTGAGCTCTGAGTATCAAATTGACACAACATGTGTGCCATGGCCATTAATGTTACACAATCATTCCAGCATCCTGCTTCCTGAAGAGCAACAGCTCCTGCTCCTTGGAGGTGGTGGGAACTGCTTTTCTTTTGGCACCTACTTCAACCCCCATGCAGTGACATTAGACCTTTCTTCCTTAAGTGCTGGACAGTAG